A window from Symbiopectobacterium purcellii encodes these proteins:
- a CDS encoding LacI family DNA-binding transcriptional regulator: MKSDKRAKGSQPRTPTLEDVARASGLSPMTVSRALNTPRLVKAATIDKVMEAVRITGYIPNLLAGGLASRRSKLIAVVVPQINNAMFVDTIQAISDELDARGYHMLLCVAGYSDETEADIVATLLSRRPDGVVLTGIHHTPELRKIILNAQVPVVEIWDLTPTPLDMLIGFSHEKIGFAAGDYLLGKGHRRFGLIWAADRRAAQRKNGLYDALARQTDCTLSEVIVPLPASMAAGRTGLRQLFAQGEPLDAIVCSSDTLAQGAIMEATAQGVAVPQQLAVMGFGDLAFAAHNVPSISTLGVDSWKMGKEAATLLADKIEGKSTESPIIDIGFTLIERDSA; the protein is encoded by the coding sequence TTGAAAAGCGATAAGCGCGCCAAGGGTAGCCAACCGCGTACACCCACACTTGAGGATGTCGCCAGAGCATCTGGGCTGTCGCCAATGACGGTAAGCCGTGCGTTGAACACCCCCAGGCTGGTGAAGGCCGCGACCATCGACAAGGTGATGGAAGCGGTGCGCATTACCGGCTATATCCCCAACCTGCTGGCTGGTGGGCTAGCCTCTCGTCGCAGCAAGCTTATTGCCGTGGTAGTGCCTCAGATCAACAACGCCATGTTTGTCGATACCATTCAGGCCATCAGCGATGAGCTGGATGCACGTGGCTATCATATGTTGCTCTGTGTAGCGGGATATTCCGATGAAACGGAGGCGGACATTGTGGCCACGTTATTGTCACGTCGCCCTGACGGGGTGGTGTTGACGGGTATTCATCACACGCCAGAATTGCGCAAAATCATCCTCAATGCCCAGGTTCCAGTGGTCGAAATTTGGGATTTGACGCCAACGCCGCTGGATATGTTGATTGGCTTTTCCCATGAGAAGATTGGCTTTGCCGCAGGAGACTATCTGCTGGGTAAAGGCCATCGGCGTTTTGGTTTAATTTGGGCTGCGGATCGGCGTGCGGCGCAGCGAAAAAACGGTTTATATGATGCCTTAGCGCGCCAAACCGACTGCACGCTGAGTGAAGTCATCGTGCCGTTACCCGCCTCGATGGCGGCGGGGCGCACTGGGCTACGCCAGCTATTCGCGCAAGGTGAGCCGTTGGATGCGATAGTCTGTAGCTCTGATACCCTGGCGCAGGGCGCGATCATGGAAGCGACGGCGCAAGGCGTAGCGGTGCCGCAGCAACTGGCCGTTATGGGATTTGGTGATCTGGCGTTTGCGGCGCACAACGTACCATCGATTTCGACGCTGGGCGTCGACAGCTGGAAGATGGGCAAAGAGGCTGCCACGCTGCTTGCTGACAAGATTGAAGGAAAAAGCACGGAAAGCCCGATTATCGATATCGGTTTTACCTTGATTGAGCGCGATTCCGCCTAG
- the fadB gene encoding fatty acid oxidation complex subunit alpha FadB → MLYQSETLYVRWLEEGIAELVFASPGSVNTLDTKTVASLGNALTVLEQLEGLQGLLLRSDKPAFIVGADITEFLSLFAAPREHLQTWLEQANRIFNRLEDLPVPTVAAINGYALGGGCECALAVDIRIVTPSTRIGLPEVKLGIMPGFGGSVRLPRLLGADSALEIIAAGKDINASEALKIGLVQAVVPDEKLAAAGADVLRQAISGQIDWLSYRKPKREPLKLNAIEAAMSFTMAKAMVAQTAGKHYPAPLTAVKTVEAAAGMTRNDALRIETQNFVTLTATSAARALVGIFLNDQYVKGKAKKLSGAVSVPQQAAVLGAGIMGGGIAYQSAYKGVPIVMKDINDKALALGMAEAAKLLNGQLTRGKLDGLKMANILSHIQPTLDYGRFADIDIVVEAVVENPKVKGEVLAQTETHLGENAILASNTSTIPIALLAKALQHPERFCGMHFFNPVHRMPLVEIIRGPQTSDDTIARVVAYASRMGKTPVVVNDCPGFFVNRVLFPYFAAFSLLLRDGADFRQIDSVMEKQFGWPMGPAYLLDVVGIDTAHHAQAVMAQGFPQRMQKTARDAIDVLFEQQRYGQKNGQGFYRYTPDKKGKPVKEQDKSVDALLSEVANDSRPFTAQEIIARMMIPMVNEVARCLEEGIVASPAEADMALVYGLGFPPFHGGACRYLDTLGSRDYALQANALGSLGAIYQIPDGLRQLAERNDSYYPPAAPHAGISLG, encoded by the coding sequence ATGCTTTATCAAAGTGAAACGCTCTACGTGCGCTGGCTGGAGGAAGGGATCGCGGAGCTGGTCTTTGCCTCTCCCGGCTCGGTGAATACCCTGGATACCAAAACCGTTGCCAGCCTGGGCAATGCGTTGACCGTGCTTGAGCAGTTGGAAGGCTTGCAAGGCCTGCTGCTGCGCTCGGACAAACCGGCATTTATCGTCGGCGCTGATATTACCGAATTCTTGTCACTGTTCGCTGCACCGCGCGAGCATCTCCAGACCTGGTTAGAACAGGCCAACCGTATCTTCAACCGTCTTGAAGATCTGCCGGTGCCGACGGTTGCCGCCATCAACGGCTATGCCCTTGGCGGCGGCTGTGAATGTGCCCTGGCGGTGGATATCCGTATCGTCACACCGTCCACGCGCATCGGTCTGCCAGAAGTCAAACTCGGTATCATGCCCGGCTTTGGCGGCTCGGTTCGCCTGCCGCGCCTGTTGGGCGCCGACAGCGCGCTGGAAATCATTGCCGCAGGAAAAGACATCAATGCGTCAGAGGCGTTGAAAATCGGTCTGGTTCAAGCAGTGGTGCCTGATGAAAAACTGGCGGCGGCGGGAGCAGACGTTCTCCGTCAGGCCATTTCTGGTCAAATTGACTGGTTGTCCTACCGTAAACCCAAACGGGAACCGCTCAAGCTCAATGCGATAGAAGCAGCAATGAGCTTTACCATGGCCAAAGCGATGGTAGCGCAAACCGCCGGTAAACATTATCCCGCTCCCCTGACCGCAGTCAAAACCGTTGAAGCCGCAGCGGGGATGACGCGCAATGATGCATTGCGCATCGAGACACAGAATTTTGTGACGCTTACTGCAACGTCAGCAGCACGTGCTCTGGTCGGTATTTTTCTAAACGATCAGTATGTTAAAGGCAAAGCGAAGAAACTGTCAGGTGCGGTATCCGTACCGCAGCAGGCCGCCGTGCTGGGTGCGGGCATTATGGGTGGCGGCATTGCCTACCAGTCTGCCTACAAGGGCGTGCCGATTGTGATGAAAGACATCAACGATAAAGCGCTGGCACTGGGCATGGCAGAGGCCGCGAAATTGCTCAACGGCCAGTTGACGCGCGGCAAGCTGGACGGTTTGAAAATGGCGAATATTCTGAGCCACATTCAACCAACGCTTGATTATGGCCGCTTTGCAGATATCGATATCGTGGTGGAAGCGGTGGTGGAAAACCCCAAGGTGAAGGGAGAAGTACTGGCGCAAACGGAAACGCACCTTGGCGAAAACGCCATTCTGGCCTCCAATACGTCGACGATCCCCATCGCATTGCTGGCAAAAGCCCTGCAACATCCTGAGCGTTTCTGCGGCATGCACTTCTTTAATCCGGTGCACCGTATGCCACTGGTGGAAATCATCCGTGGTCCGCAAACCAGCGACGACACTATCGCACGCGTGGTGGCCTACGCCAGCAGGATGGGCAAGACCCCTGTCGTGGTGAACGATTGCCCCGGCTTTTTCGTCAACCGCGTGCTGTTCCCCTACTTTGCCGCCTTCAGCTTGCTGCTGCGCGATGGCGCTGACTTCCGCCAGATAGACAGCGTGATGGAGAAGCAGTTCGGCTGGCCGATGGGACCGGCGTACTTGCTGGACGTGGTCGGTATCGATACCGCTCACCATGCCCAGGCGGTTATGGCGCAGGGTTTCCCACAGCGTATGCAGAAAACCGCACGCGACGCTATTGATGTGCTGTTCGAACAGCAGCGCTACGGTCAGAAAAACGGACAAGGGTTCTACCGTTATACGCCCGATAAGAAGGGCAAGCCGGTAAAAGAACAGGATAAAAGCGTCGATGCGCTGCTGTCAGAGGTCGCCAATGACAGTCGCCCCTTTACCGCACAAGAGATTATCGCCCGCATGATGATCCCGATGGTCAACGAAGTCGCCCGCTGTCTGGAAGAAGGCATTGTCGCCAGCCCCGCAGAAGCCGATATGGCGTTGGTGTATGGGCTGGGGTTCCCGCCGTTCCACGGCGGTGCCTGCCGCTATCTCGATACGCTGGGCAGCCGCGACTATGCGCTACAGGCCAACGCCCTGGGATCCCTCGGCGCGATATATCAGATCCCAGATGGCCTGCGCCAGTTGGCAGAACGTAACGACAGCTATTATCCCCCAGCGGCACCGCACGCGGGTATCTCTCTCGGTTAA
- the pepQ gene encoding Xaa-Pro dipeptidase: MEKLASLFHQHLATMQQHAQHVLTQHQLDAVLIHSGEPLTRFLDDQEYPFKVNPQFKAWVPVTHVPHCWLWVDGVNKPRLWFYSPVDYWNNVAPLPESFWTKDIDVNVLRNADEIGALLPAARERVAYLGYVPERALSLGIAPQHINPKAVLDYLHYHRAYKTDYELFCMREAQKTAVVGHRAAHEAFLSGMSEFDINQAYLTATGHRDTDVPYDNIVALNEHSAVLHYTQLEQRVPSEVRSFLIDAGAEYHGYAADLTRTYAAQSDHLFAQLIKDLNQEQQALIESMQVGVRYTDYHIQMHQRVAKLLHRHHLVQGMSEEAMVASGLTGVFLPHGLGHPLGLQVHDVGGFMQDEHGTHLAAPDAHPYLRCTRVMQPRMVLTIEPGIYFIESLLAPWRGGQYSQHIDWKKIDMLKPFGGIRIEDNIVFHEKRVENMTRDLNLA; the protein is encoded by the coding sequence ATGGAAAAGCTGGCATCTTTGTTCCACCAGCATCTGGCGACGATGCAACAGCACGCGCAACACGTACTGACGCAGCATCAGCTCGATGCGGTGTTAATTCATTCCGGGGAGCCCCTGACGCGTTTTCTGGACGATCAGGAATATCCCTTCAAGGTTAACCCCCAGTTCAAAGCCTGGGTTCCGGTGACCCACGTGCCCCATTGCTGGCTGTGGGTGGATGGGGTTAACAAACCCCGTCTGTGGTTCTATTCTCCGGTCGATTACTGGAATAACGTTGCGCCCTTGCCGGAGAGTTTCTGGACCAAAGACATCGACGTGAATGTGCTGCGTAACGCAGACGAGATTGGTGCGCTGCTGCCAGCGGCGCGCGAGCGTGTGGCTTATCTGGGCTATGTGCCTGAACGTGCGCTGTCTCTGGGCATTGCCCCGCAACATATCAACCCGAAGGCCGTACTCGATTACCTGCACTACCATCGGGCCTATAAAACCGATTACGAACTGTTCTGTATGCGTGAAGCGCAGAAAACGGCGGTGGTCGGGCACCGTGCCGCGCATGAAGCTTTTCTGTCTGGCATGAGCGAGTTCGATATCAATCAGGCCTATCTGACCGCGACAGGTCATCGGGATACCGATGTGCCGTATGACAATATCGTCGCGCTCAATGAGCACTCCGCGGTGCTGCACTATACCCAGTTGGAACAGCGGGTGCCGTCAGAGGTCCGCAGCTTCCTGATTGACGCAGGTGCGGAATATCATGGCTATGCTGCCGATTTGACCCGTACTTATGCCGCGCAAAGCGATCACCTGTTTGCGCAGCTCATCAAGGATTTGAATCAGGAACAGCAGGCGCTGATTGAGTCAATGCAGGTTGGCGTGCGCTATACCGACTACCATATTCAGATGCATCAGCGCGTGGCAAAACTGCTGCACCGTCATCACCTGGTGCAAGGGATGAGCGAAGAGGCGATGGTGGCGAGCGGGTTGACCGGGGTCTTTTTGCCACACGGATTGGGCCACCCGCTAGGCTTGCAGGTGCACGATGTGGGCGGTTTTATGCAGGACGAGCACGGCACGCATCTGGCCGCGCCAGACGCCCATCCCTACCTGCGCTGCACCCGTGTTATGCAACCTCGCATGGTGCTGACCATTGAGCCGGGTATCTATTTTATCGAATCGTTGCTGGCGCCGTGGCGCGGTGGGCAATACAGCCAGCATATTGATTGGAAAAAGATCGACATGTTGAAACCGTTTGGTGGGATTCGCATCGAAGACAATATCGTGTTCCATGAGAAACGCGTTGAAAACATGACGCGGGATCTGAATCTCGCCTGA
- the hemG gene encoding menaquinone-dependent protoporphyrinogen IX dehydrogenase, which produces MKALILFSSKDGQTKAIASYIATVLKGKVECDVVNITAADNIEPAHYDRILIGASVRYGHFQPEVYAFIKQHLGELQRLPNAFFSVNLTARKPEKRTAQTNPYTRKFLLRSPWQPALCGVFAGALRYPRYGWLDRVMIQLIMRMTGGETDSSKEIEYTDWQQVEHFAYEFAQLGAKKRV; this is translated from the coding sequence ATGAAAGCGTTGATACTTTTTTCCAGTAAGGATGGTCAAACCAAGGCTATCGCCTCTTATATCGCGACAGTGCTAAAGGGGAAGGTCGAGTGCGATGTGGTGAACATCACAGCCGCTGACAACATTGAGCCTGCGCACTACGATCGCATTCTGATCGGTGCTTCGGTACGTTACGGTCATTTCCAGCCGGAGGTTTATGCTTTTATTAAGCAGCACCTGGGGGAATTGCAGCGTCTGCCAAATGCGTTCTTCTCTGTGAATCTGACTGCACGTAAGCCAGAAAAGCGCACGGCACAAACCAATCCCTATACCAGGAAGTTTTTGCTGCGCTCCCCGTGGCAGCCAGCCTTGTGCGGTGTGTTTGCCGGTGCACTGCGCTATCCACGCTATGGCTGGCTCGACCGGGTGATGATTCAGCTTATTATGCGAATGACCGGTGGTGAGACGGACAGCAGTAAAGAGATTGAATACACCGATTGGCAACAGGTTGAGCATTTCGCCTATGAATTTGCTCAGCTTGGTGCAAAAAAACGCGTTTAA
- a CDS encoding IMPACT family protein → MQRYKIPASEVSVSEEIKKSRFITLLAPTDGVAAAKAYVQQVRERYSDAGHHCWAFVAGAPDDSQQLGFSDDGEPSGTAGKPMLAQLMGSGIGEITAVSVRYYGGIPLGTGGLVKAYGGGVQHALKQVETLEKVLRTAYRLQCDYTLHAPVSALIRQMGGEVNHCDYGAEVTLQVAIPDSAYHETVRRLRDISRGTLQISII, encoded by the coding sequence ATGCAACGTTATAAGATCCCTGCGAGCGAAGTCAGCGTCAGCGAAGAGATAAAAAAGAGCCGCTTTATCACGCTGTTGGCACCGACTGACGGCGTAGCGGCGGCCAAGGCCTATGTGCAGCAGGTGCGCGAACGGTATTCCGATGCCGGGCACCACTGCTGGGCCTTTGTCGCCGGGGCACCGGATGATTCGCAACAGCTTGGCTTTTCCGATGACGGTGAGCCCTCTGGCACGGCGGGAAAACCCATGCTGGCGCAGTTGATGGGGAGCGGAATCGGTGAGATAACCGCTGTCTCGGTGCGTTACTATGGCGGCATTCCGTTAGGTACCGGGGGATTGGTCAAGGCGTATGGCGGTGGTGTCCAGCACGCATTGAAGCAGGTGGAAACGCTGGAAAAAGTGCTGCGCACCGCGTATCGACTACAATGCGACTATACCTTACATGCGCCCGTCAGCGCGTTGATTCGGCAAATGGGCGGTGAAGTGAATCACTGCGATTATGGTGCAGAAGTGACGTTGCAGGTGGCGATCCCAGACAGTGCTTATCACGAGACGGTGCGCCGTTTGCGCGATATAAGCAGGGGAACGTTGCAAATATCCATTATATGA
- the trkH gene encoding Trk system potassium transporter TrkH produces MHLRAITRIVGLLVILFSGTMFIPGLVALIYRDGAGRAFTQTFLVALFIGSALWFPNRKHKHELASREGFLIVVLFWTVLGSVGALPFIFSEHPNLSVTDAFFESFSGLTTTGATTLVGLDSLPKAILFYRQMLQWFGGMGIIVLAVAILPILGVGGMQLYRAEMPGPLKDNKMRPRIAETAKTLWMIYVLLTVACALALWLAGMSLFDAIGHSFSTIAIGGFSTHDASIGYFNNPTINTIIAVFLLISGCNYGLHFAMLSGRSLKVYGRDPEFRMFIFVQMSLVAVCTLVLWFHNVYDSGIQTLNQAFFQVVSMATTAGFTTSSFAAWPLFLPVLLLCSAFIGGCAGSTGGGLKVIRILLLFLQGHRELKRLVHPNAVYTIKLGRRALPERILEAVWGFFSAYALVFIVSMLAVIATGVDDFSAFAAVTATLNNLGSGLGVVADNFTTMNDAAKWILISTMLFGRLEVFTLLVLFTPTFWRA; encoded by the coding sequence ATGCACCTGCGCGCCATTACCCGCATTGTAGGGTTACTGGTTATTCTGTTTTCCGGGACCATGTTTATCCCTGGCCTGGTTGCTCTGATTTATCGTGACGGCGCAGGGCGGGCATTCACGCAAACCTTTCTGGTGGCCCTGTTTATCGGCAGCGCGCTCTGGTTCCCCAATCGTAAACACAAGCATGAGTTGGCCTCGCGCGAAGGTTTCTTGATTGTGGTGCTGTTTTGGACCGTACTGGGTAGCGTAGGGGCATTGCCATTTATCTTCTCTGAACATCCAAACCTTAGCGTCACCGATGCGTTTTTCGAATCGTTCTCCGGCTTAACCACCACGGGCGCGACCACGCTGGTCGGGTTGGATTCATTGCCAAAAGCCATTCTGTTCTATCGGCAGATGTTGCAGTGGTTCGGCGGGATGGGGATCATCGTATTGGCGGTAGCGATTCTGCCTATCCTCGGCGTTGGGGGCATGCAACTCTATCGCGCTGAGATGCCGGGGCCGTTGAAAGATAATAAAATGCGGCCGCGCATCGCGGAGACTGCGAAAACGTTATGGATGATCTATGTGCTGCTTACCGTGGCCTGTGCGCTAGCGCTGTGGTTGGCGGGAATGTCACTGTTTGATGCTATCGGACACAGCTTTTCCACCATTGCCATCGGCGGCTTTTCGACCCATGATGCCAGCATCGGTTATTTCAACAACCCCACTATTAATACCATCATCGCGGTGTTTCTGCTGATTTCCGGCTGTAATTACGGCTTGCACTTTGCCATGTTGAGCGGCAGAAGCCTTAAAGTATACGGGCGCGATCCGGAATTTCGCATGTTCATCTTCGTTCAGATGTCGCTGGTGGCGGTGTGCACGCTGGTGCTGTGGTTCCATAATGTTTACGACAGCGGTATCCAGACGCTGAATCAGGCGTTTTTCCAGGTGGTATCGATGGCGACTACTGCGGGGTTTACCACCAGCAGCTTTGCCGCCTGGCCGCTATTTCTGCCTGTCTTACTGCTGTGCTCTGCCTTTATCGGTGGATGCGCGGGCTCGACGGGCGGCGGGTTAAAAGTGATTCGCATCCTGCTGTTGTTCTTGCAAGGACACCGCGAGCTCAAACGATTGGTGCACCCTAATGCGGTCTATACCATCAAACTTGGACGTCGTGCGTTACCGGAGCGGATCCTCGAGGCGGTATGGGGCTTTTTCTCCGCCTATGCATTGGTGTTTATTGTCAGCATGCTGGCGGTGATAGCCACCGGTGTGGATGATTTTTCTGCATTTGCCGCTGTCACGGCGACGTTAAACAATCTGGGGTCGGGATTGGGTGTTGTGGCCGATAACTTCACCACCATGAATGACGCAGCGAAATGGATTCTGATTTCAACCATGCTGTTCGGGCGTCTTGAGGTGTTTACCTTGCTGGTGTTGTTTACGCCTACGTTCTGGCGCGCATAA